In a single window of the Pseudorca crassidens isolate mPseCra1 chromosome 9, mPseCra1.hap1, whole genome shotgun sequence genome:
- the LOC137230787 gene encoding LOW QUALITY PROTEIN: lysine-specific demethylase 4D-like (The sequence of the model RefSeq protein was modified relative to this genomic sequence to represent the inferred CDS: inserted 1 base in 1 codon; substituted 1 base at 1 genomic stop codon) — MQSKHFGSQNPSCKMTIVHPTMEEFEDFSKYIVAMEWQGAHRAGLAKVIPPKGWKARQMYDDTDDILIAAPLQQVTTGQAGVFTQHHKRKKAMTVSEYRRLTNSEXHQTPFYSDFEDLERKYWKTRPYDLPVYGVDVSGSLFDENTKQWNLGHLGTIQDLLEQECRVVIEGVNIPYLYFGMWKTAFAWHTEDMDRYSIDYLHFGEPKSWYAVPPEHGRRLERLARELFPGSSRGCEAFLRHRVALFXPTVLKDNGIPFGRVTQEAGEFMVTFPYGYHSGFNCAEAINFATQRWIDYGKVAWE; from the exons ATGCAGTCTAAGCACTTTGGGAGCCAGAACCCAAGTTGTAAGATGACGATCGTCCACCCAACCATGGAAGAATTTGAAGATTTCAGCAAATATATTGTTGCCATGGAGTGGCAAGGTGCACACCGAGCTGGCCTAGCCAAGGTAATTCCACCGAAAGGATGGAAAGCCAGACAGATGTACGATGATACCGATGACATCTTAATAGCCGCTCCCCTGCAGCAGGTGACCACTGGGCAGGCAGGTGTGTTTACTCAGCACCACAAAAGGAAGAAAGCCATGACTGTGAGCGAGTATCGCCGCTTAACAAACAGTGAATGACACCAGACTCCATTCTACTCTGATTTTGAGGATCTGGAGCGAAAATATTGGAAAACACGCCCCTATGATTTACCAGTATACGGTGTGGACGTCAGTGGCTCCTTATTCGATGAAAACACGAAGCAGTGGAACCTTGGACACCTGGGAACCATTCAGGACCTGCTGGAACAGGAGTGCAGAGTGGTCATCGAAGGCGTCAACATCCCCTACCTGTACTTCGGCATGTGGAAGACCGCCTTCGCCTGGCACACGGAGGACATGGACCGTTACAGCATCGACTACCTGCACTTCGGGGAGCCCAAGTCTTGGTACGCGGTGCCCCCGGAGCACGGCCGGCGCCTGGAACGCCTGGCCAGGGAGCTTTTCCCGGGCAGCTCGCGGGGCTGTGAGGCCTTCCTGCGACACAGGGTGGCTCTCT TCCCCACGGTCCTCAAGGACAACGGCATCCCCTTCGGTCGGGTCACTCAGGAGGCTGGAGAGTTCATGGTGACGTTTCCCTATGGCTACCACTCTGGCTTCAACTGCGCGGAAGCCATCAATTTTGCCACCCAGCGCTGGATCGATTATGGCAAAGTGGCCTGGGAATAG